From Deltaproteobacteria bacterium, a single genomic window includes:
- a CDS encoding MaoC family dehydratase N-terminal domain-containing protein produces the protein MALEFDRSIIGSEYDHTVHPPVAAERIREYAAAAGETNPRYTTADDAELIASPTFVVSLRGQHFWPRNMPNFGRSGFDAGKDIEFGAPVRAGDVLTSTSTVHDIYEKTGRSGSMVFIILRTLVTNQRGELVATIDQKMMVR, from the coding sequence ATGGCACTGGAATTCGATCGTTCCATCATCGGCAGCGAGTACGATCACACCGTCCACCCGCCGGTGGCGGCCGAGCGCATACGCGAGTACGCCGCCGCGGCGGGCGAGACCAACCCGCGCTACACCACCGCCGATGACGCCGAGCTGATTGCCTCGCCGACGTTCGTGGTGTCGCTGCGCGGCCAGCATTTCTGGCCGCGCAATATGCCCAACTTCGGCCGCAGCGGCTTCGACGCCGGCAAGGACATCGAGTTCGGCGCGCCGGTACGTGCCGGCGACGTGCTGACCAGCACCAGCACCGTTCACGACATCTACGAGAAGACCGGCCGCAGCGGCAGCATGGTCTTCATTATCTTGAGAACCTTGGTTACCAACCAGCGCGGCGAGTTGGTGGCCACCATCGACCAGAAGATGATGGTGCGATGA
- a CDS encoding PHP domain-containing protein, with protein sequence MILDLHCHSEASEDSRAPVETYLKWLQRKRAEVPIDGIVLTEHRQWDAHADYRHLEDRYGFLILRGAEVETDYGHVLVYGVNPDITRRFDFTDVRLSARQLIPALTEMGGIALPCHPGRPTVGLCEHYQSKPPLDGVVAVEALNGGSRRGEDERVQALIERYGYKACGGSDSHLVSFIGICATEFERTIGTVEDLVTELREGSYRPVDFRAQPAQRAAS encoded by the coding sequence ATGATCCTCGATCTGCACTGCCATTCCGAAGCCTCCGAAGACAGCCGCGCCCCGGTGGAAACCTACCTCAAGTGGCTGCAGCGCAAGCGCGCCGAGGTGCCGATCGACGGCATCGTGCTCACCGAACACCGCCAGTGGGACGCCCACGCCGACTACCGCCACCTCGAAGACCGTTACGGCTTCCTGATCCTACGCGGCGCCGAGGTGGAGACCGATTACGGCCACGTGCTGGTCTACGGCGTCAACCCCGACATCACCCGGCGTTTCGACTTCACCGACGTTCGGCTGAGCGCGCGGCAGTTGATTCCGGCGCTGACCGAAATGGGTGGGATTGCCCTGCCGTGTCATCCCGGCCGGCCGACTGTGGGTCTGTGCGAGCACTACCAAAGCAAGCCGCCGCTCGATGGCGTAGTGGCGGTCGAAGCCCTCAACGGCGGCAGCCGGCGCGGGGAGGACGAGCGGGTGCAGGCTTTGATCGAGCGTTACGGCTACAAAGCCTGCGGCGGCAGCGACTCACATCTGGTTAGCTTCATCGGCATCTGCGCCACCGAATTCGAGCGCACCATCGGCACTGTCGAGGATCTTGTCACCGAGTTGCGCGAAGGCTCTTACCGGCCGGTTGACTTCCGCGCCCAACCGGCCCAGCGCGCCGCCTCGTGA
- a CDS encoding Zn-ribbon domain-containing OB-fold protein, whose translation MAEAKSAKPLPRVDEESKGFWEACRRHELYLQRCRDCGRFRYYPRALCPQCLSDRTDWVLSSGRGSVYTYTVTYQNQAPGFRESLPYVLAYVELDQGVRLLTNIVGCAPEQVSIGMPVQVVFDDLTPEIALPKFQPAEG comes from the coding sequence ATGGCCGAGGCCAAGTCAGCAAAACCGTTGCCCCGGGTTGACGAGGAGTCCAAGGGATTCTGGGAAGCGTGCCGGCGGCACGAGCTCTACCTTCAGCGCTGTCGCGACTGCGGCCGCTTTCGCTATTACCCGCGCGCGCTCTGCCCGCAGTGCCTGAGCGACCGCACCGATTGGGTACTTTCGTCAGGACGGGGCAGCGTGTACACCTATACCGTGACCTATCAGAACCAGGCCCCCGGCTTCCGCGAGTCGCTGCCGTACGTCCTGGCCTACGTCGAACTCGACCAAGGCGTGCGCTTGCTGACCAACATCGTCGGTTGCGCCCCGGAGCAGGTAAGCATCGGCATGCCGGTGCAAGTAGTCTTCGACGACCTGACACCGGAGATCGCGCTGCCGAAGTTCCAACCGGCCGAGGGCTGA